In Nostoc edaphicum CCNP1411, the sequence CAGCGATGTCTTCGCTTTGCAGAGGTTGAATTGACTTGCGTCGTTCTTCGATCCGTTGTTTGGCAACGGGATCGGTAATTTGGTTGTCAATTTCTGTATCTACCAAACCTGGTTCGATAATAGTGACGCGGATATTTTCCTTGTGGACTTCTTGACGCAATGCTTCCGAGAGGGCATTAACACCCCATTTGGTCGCATTATAAACACCGACGCCCGCCCGCGCTGTCCGGCCAGCCACTGAGGAGATATTGACTATATGCCCCGATTTTTGCGCCTTCAACAGAGGCAAAACAGCATGAGTAGCATATAGCAATCCTAATACGTTGAGGTCAAACGATCGCCGCCAGTCTGAGCTATTTCCCGCTTCAATGGTGCCAAGTAAGGCGATCCCCGCATTGTTGACGAGGATATCAACCCTTCCCAATTCTGCATTTGCCTTTGCCACCAAGTTATTTACCTGGGTTTCATCAGTCACATCGGTGACAATGGGTAATGCCTTGCCACCACTAGCTTCGATGCGTTCTGATAATGCCTGAATGCGATCGCCACGCCTAGCAGCAAGTACTACTGTTGCTCCAACTGAAGCCAAAGCGATCGCAGTTGCTTCTCCAATTCCCGCTGAAGCACCAGTGATAATTGCTACTTTTCCTTCTAATTTACCTGTCATTTATCTAACTCCTTAGTGATTGCTAATTGGGGATGGGGCATTGGGCATTGAAAAGAGGCAGAGGGGCAGGGTGCAGGGTGCTGAGGAGAGGAATTTTCACCAAGAAGCTCCGCGCCATAAAGGGCGCTCTTATTGGGGCGGAGTACAATCGGGCGCTCAGTTTTCCCCCTTGCTCCCTGCCCCCTGCTCCCCT encodes:
- a CDS encoding SDR family NAD(P)-dependent oxidoreductase, whose product is MTGKLEGKVAIITGASAGIGEATAIALASVGATVVLAARRGDRIQALSERIEASGGKALPIVTDVTDETQVNNLVAKANAELGRVDILVNNAGIALLGTIEAGNSSDWRRSFDLNVLGLLYATHAVLPLLKAQKSGHIVNISSVAGRTARAGVGVYNATKWGVNALSEALRQEVHKENIRVTIIEPGLVDTEIDNQITDPVAKQRIEERRKSIQPLQSEDIAAAIVYALTQPPHVNVNEILIRPTGQEH